The following are encoded together in the Octopus sinensis linkage group LG15, ASM634580v1, whole genome shotgun sequence genome:
- the LOC115219723 gene encoding nucleolar protein dao-5 isoform X8, whose product MAKPEVDLNVLVYEFLKEKNKETADLFRKRFNIPVSKSSATNLNDIYHYWKTSAPGNKRKLSANAIGSASKRAKKDSSSSDSSSSEDTKPQTKKSLTEKPKPVPPKTAAKRPRKSSSSSSSSSSSDESKKKSVQNKKIPKTNSKSITKKQASSSSSSSSSDSDTKDKSKTQAVKVTAKKPPVKPTATKQKASQDTESSSEDSDSDSEDETVQTKSTSKQTPAIVAGAKKPSAPKAKAKSSSSSDSESDSSEDTKKTAPKSATASKPPGKPPVTSKISVKPAATSKAPGKAVAPESSSSDSDSDSSEDEPKKATQKPAVKPVATAKAPAKPTVTSKTPGKAAAASSSSDSDSDSSEDEPKKTTQKPAAKTASTSKTPIKTPGAIKTPVKTVAESSSDSDSDSSEDEPKKTTQKPAAKTASTSKTPIKTPGAIKTPVKTVAESSSDSDSDSSEDEPKETTSKAVVKTVATAKPPVKAAVASKTPVKAAAADSSSDSDSDSSDDEVKIVPQKSTAKTAATLKTPGNAPVASKPPAKSTAAKSSSSDSDSDSSEDEPKKATGKPTANAAVASKTPVKTAAATKAPAKATAGDSSSSDSDSDSSDDEPKKTAQTPSAKATTAASKTPVKAAESSSDSDSDSSDDEPQKTTTKPTAKTPAISKTPGKAVVASKTPGKAAVASKPPGKSAVASKPPGKSAVASKPPGKAVVASKTAKKTETESSSDSDSDSSDDEVKTVPQKSTAKTAATLKTPIKTAVASKPPAKSTAAKSSSSDSDSDSSEDEPKKATGKPTANAAVASKTPVKTAAATKAPAKATTAGDSSSSDSDSDSSDDEPKKTAQMPSAKAAAATATSKPPVKAAENSSSSDSDSDSSDEPKKTAVTSKSPVKAAAATKTPTKPAVASKTPTKPAVASKTPGKAAASDSSSDSDSDSSEDEPKKATQKPAAKTTAVAKSPVKVASKISGKVAESSSDSDSDSSEDEPKKTTQKPPAKGGVASKSPAKTGPSTKATAADSSSSDSDSDSSSEDEQKKTAQKPSAKTVPTSKSPVKAAVASKVPKAAASSDSSSSDSDSDSSEDNKPKKAPVSQTVKLSLKSKPMAAKAASSTSRSPSSEDEATTKVGAVKSPFTSKLPVASKSSQSPTSKSEKSCSDTNSYHKSDSSDSDSSSVVEIVTKNVPSQNPPVSAISSHTSESLQNKITSKHKGLSNEPSNSKSVSSETNSSSGEDDNDIPISQKHTPVSVLRTLTNSEDKTLEQKKELNKSSLENTNDISIKTLLFQSTPISKNVNVQDSSSDSNSSSEEDSKKCSLSKNIPSQLKKASAMQNGKISSGSSNSPEITVIEDSQIALETSGLASKKDSSSSSDDSDSSSDNDPIPPSQTPNAVLQLSNGMLQPNTPSVTPVSHKKTPVNGMHKSTPFRRVISENIEIDPRLRDNSFEAKRGASGSWGAKANDKLKFTRGKGFRQQKTKNKRGSYKGGQIDMTVNSIKFD is encoded by the exons ctCTGCTCCAGGTAACAAACGAAAACTCAGTGCCAATGCAATTGGTTCGGCTTCAAAGAGGGCTAAGAAAGACTCCAGCTCATCAGATTCCAG ttCTAGTGAGGACACAAAACCACAAACTAAGAAATCCTTGACAGAGAAGCCAAAACCTGTGCCACCTAAAACAGCTGCAAAACGACCCCGAAAAtcaagcagcagtagtagtagcagcagcagctctgATGAATCAAAGAAGAAATCAGTTCAGAATAAAAAGATCCCTAAAACTAACTCCAAGTCTATTACTAAAAAACAAGCTagttcctcctcatcatcatcctcttcagaCAGTGATACAAAAGACAAAAGCAAGACTCAGGCAGTAAAAGTGACAGCTAAAAAACCCCCTGTGAAACCAACAGCTACCAAGCAAAAAGCATCTCAAGACACAGAATCCTCTTCAGAAGATTCCGACAGTGATTCTGAAGATGAAACAGTTCAAACTAAATCTACATCCAAACAAACGCCTGCAATTGTTGCCGGTGCAAAGAAGCCAAGCGCACCAAAAGCTAAGGCAAAATCTTCATCCTCTTCAGATTCAGAGAGTGATTCTTCAGAAGATACAAAGAAAACTGCACCGAAGTCAGCAACTGCTTCAAAACCACCAGGAAAGCCACCAGTTACTTCAAAAATATCGGTAAAGCCAGCAGCTACTTCAAAAGCGCCAGGGAAAGCAGTGGCACCAGAATCATCATCTTCTGATTCTGATAGTGATTCCTCAGAGGATGAACCAAAGAAGGCAACACAGAAGCCTGCTGTCAAGCCAGTTGCCACTGCAAAAGCACCGGCAAAGCCAACTGTTACTTCAAAAACTCCAGGTAAAGCAGCAGCAGCGTCAAGCTCATCTGATTCGGACAGTGATTCTTCGGAAG ATGAACCAAAGAAGACCACGCAGAAACCAGCTGCCAAGACAGCATCTACTTCAAAAACGCCAATTAAAACACCTGGCGCTATTAAAACTCCAGTAAAAACAGTAGCAGAATCCTCTTCTGATTCAGACAGTGATTCTTCGGAAGATGAACCAAAGAAGACCACACAGAAACCAGCTGCCAAGACAGCATCTACTTCAAAAACGCCAATTAAAACACCTGGCGCTATTAAAACTCCAGTAAAAACAGTAGCAGAATCCTCTTCTGATTCGGACAGTGATTCCTCAGAGGATGAACCGAAGGAGACCACATCAAAAGCAGTTGTCAAAACAGTGGCTACTGCAAAACCACCAGTAAAGGCAGCCGTTGCTTCTAAAACCCCAGTAAAAGCAGCCGCTGCTGACTCCTCTTCTGATTCGGACAGTGATTCATCAGATGATGAGGTGAAAATAGTCCCTCAGAAGTCCACTGCCAAAACAGCAGCCACTTTAAAAACACCGGGAAACGCACCTGTTGCTTCAAAGCCACCGGCAAAATCCACAGCAGCAAAATCTTCATCCTCCGACTCGGACAGTGACTCCTCAGAAGATGAGCCAAAGAAAGCTACTGGAAAGCCCACTGCCAATGCTGCAGTTGCTTCAAAAACTCCagttaaaactgctgctgctacaaaagCTCCGGCAAAAGCAACAGCAGGAGACTCCTCATCTTCTGACTCAGACAGTGATTCCTCTGATGATGAGCCGAAGAAAACCGCCCAGACGCCTTCTGCCAAAGCAACAACAGCTGCTTCAAAAACCCCAGTAAAGGCAGCGGAAAGTTCATCTGACTCAGACAGTGATTCCTCAGATGATGAGCCACAGAAAACCACTACAAAACCCACAGCCAAAACACCAGCTATTTCAAAAACCCCAGGAAAAGCTGTAGTTGCTTCAAAAACCCCAGGAAAAGCTGCAGTTGCTTCAAAACCCCCAGGAAAATCTGCAGTTGCTTCAAAACCCCCAGGAAAATCTGCAGTTGCTTCAAAACCCCCAGGAAAAGCTGTAGTAGCTTCAAAAACCGCAAAAAAGACTGAAACTGAGTCATCATCTGACTCTGATAGTGATTCATCAGATGATGAGGTGAAAACAGTCCCTCAGAAGTCCACTGCCAAAACAGCAGCCACTTTAAAAACCCCAATTAAAACAGCAGTTGCTTCAAAGCCACCGGCAAAATCCACAGCAGCAAAATCTTCATCCTCCGACTCGGACAGTGACTCCTCAGAAGATGAGCCAAAGAAAGCTACTGGAAAGCCCACTGCCAATGCTGCAGTTGCTTCAAAAACTCCagttaaaactgctgctgctacaaaagctccagcaaaagcaacaacagcaggagATTCCTCATCTTCTGACTCAGACAGTGATTCCTCTGACGATGAGCCGAAGAAAACCGCCCAGATGCCTTCTgccaaagcagcagcagcaacagctacTTCAAAGCCACcagtaaaagcagcagaaaactcTTCATCTTCTGACTCAGACAGTGACTCTTCAGATGAGCCAAAGAAAACAGCAGTTACTTCAAAATCTCCAGTTAAAGCAGCAGCCGCCACAAAAACACCCACAAAGCCAGCAGTTGCTTCAAAGACCCCCACAAAGCCAGCAGTTGCTTCAAAGACCCCAGGAAAAGCAGCAGCCTCAGACTCATCTTCTGATTCAGACAGTGATTCCTCAGAAGATGAACCAAAGAAAGCCACACAGAAACCTGCAGCCAAAACAACAGCAGTTGCAAAATCGCCGGTAAAAGTTGCTTCGAAAATTTCAGGAAAAGTTGCAGAATCATCTTCTGACTCAGACAGTGATTCCTCAGAAGATGAACCaaagaaaacaacacaaaaacctCCTGCTAAAGGTGGAGTTGCTTCGAAATCCCCAGCTAAAACTGGTCCCTCTACAAAAGCCACGGCGGCTGATTCCTCATCTTCTGACTCAGACAGTGATTCCTCATCAGAAGACGAGCAAAAGAAAACTGCACAAAAGCCCAGTGCAAAAACAGTGCCCACTTCAAAATCGCCTGTGAAAGCAGCAGTTGCTTCAAAAGTCCCAAAGGCTGCAGCTTCATCAGACTCTTCGTCTTCTGACTCAGACAGTGATTCTTCAGAGGATAACAAACCCAAGAAAGCTCCAGTGTCCCAGACTGTCAAGCTTTCGCTAAAGAGTAAGCCCATGGCTGCTAAGGCAGCATCTTCTACATCTCGTAGCCCTTCATCTGAAGATGAAGCTACCACAAAAGTAGGTGCTGTAAAATCTCCCTTTACCTCTAAGTTGCCAGTTGCTTCAAAGTCCTCTCAGTCTCCAACTTCTAAATCTGAAAAAAGCTGTTCAGACACAAATTCTTACCATAAATCAGACAGTTCAGACAGTGATTCTTCTTCGGTAGTTGAAATAGTAACAAAAAATGTTCCAAGCCAAAATCCTCCTGTTAGTGCTATTTCTTCTCACACCTCAGAAtctcttcaaaataaaataacatctAAACACAAAGGTTTGTCGAATGAGCCAAGCAACTCAAAATCAGTTTCTTCTGAAACAAATTCCAGTTCTGGTGAGGATGATAATGACATTCCTATAAGTCAAAAACACACTCCGGTGTCAGTGCTTAGAACTTTGACCAATTCAGAAGATAAAACGttggaacaaaagaaagaactgaACAAAAGTAGTTTAGAAAATACTAATGATATATCTATCAAAACTCTATTATTTCAATCCACTCCCATATCTAAGAATGTCAATGTGCAAGACAGCAGCTCAGACAGTAATTCTAGTTCAGAGGAAGATTCTAAAAAGTGTTCACTAAGTAAAAACATACCCAGTCAGCTTAAGAAAGCTTCAGCGATGCAAAATGGTAAGATTAGTTCTGGAAGTAGTAATTCTCCTGAGATAACAGTTATTGAGGATTCTCAAATTGCATTGGAGACATCTGGGTTAGCAAGTAAGAAGGATTCTTCTAGCAGTAGTGATGATTCTGATTCTTCATCGGACAACGATCCCATTCCGCCATCTCAAACCCCAAATGCCGTACTACAGCTGAGTAACGGCATGTTGCAACCGAATACTCCATCAGTGACCCCTGTGTCTCATAAAAAAACACCTGTTAACGGTATG CATAAATCAACTCCTTTCCGGCGAGTGATATCTGAGAATATAGAAATTGATCCTAGACTTCGAGACAATTCCTTTGAAGCAAAG aGAGGCGCCTCTGGATCCTGGGGAGCGAAAGCCAATGACAAGCTGAAATTCACTCGTGGTAAAGGTTTCCGCCAACAAAAGACCAAGAACAAACGGGGTAGTTACAAAGGTGGCCAAATTGACATGACTGTCAATTCTATAAAATTTGACTAA
- the LOC115219723 gene encoding nucleolar protein dao-5 isoform X10, with protein sequence MAKPEVDLNVLVYEFLKEKNKETADLFRKRFNIPVSKSSATNLNDIYHYWKTSAPGNKRKLSANAIGSASKRAKKDSSSSDSSSSEDTKPQTKKSLTEKPKPVPPKTAAKRPRKSSSSSSSSSSSDESKKKSVQNKKIPKTNSKSITKKQASSSSSSSSSDSDTKDKSKTQAVKVTAKKPPVKPTATKQKASQDTESSSEDSDSDSEDETVQTKSTSKQTPAIVAGAKKPSAPKAKAKSSSSSDSESDSSEDTKKTAPKSATASKPPGKPPVTSKISVKPAATSKAPGKAVAPESSSSDSDSDSSEDEPKKATQKPAVKPVATAKAPAKPTVTSKTPGKAAAASSSSDSDSDSSEDEPKKTTQKPAAKTAATSKAPIKTPGAIKTPVKTVAESSSDSDSDSSEDEPKKTTQKPAAKTASTSKTPIKTPGAIKTPVKTVAESSSDSDSDSSEDEPKKTTQKPAAKTASTSKTPIKTPGAIKTPVKTVAESSSDSDSDSSEDEPKETTSKAVVKTVATAKPPVKAAVASKTPVKAAAADSSSDSDSDSSDDEVKIVPQKSTAKTAATLKTPGNAPVASKPPAKSTAAKSSSSDSDSDSSEDEPKKATGKPTANAAVASKTPVKTAAATKAPAKATAGDSSSSDSDSDSSDDEPKKTAQTPSAKATTAASKTPVKAAESSSDSDSDSSDDEPQKTTTKPTAKTPAISKTPGKAVVASKTPGKAAVASKPPGKSAVASKPPGKSAVASKPPGKAVVASKTAKKTETESSSDSDSDSSDDEVKTVPQKSTAKTAATLKTPIKTAVASKPPAKSTAAKSSSSDSDSDSSEDEPKKATGKPTANAAVASKTPVKTAAATKAPAKATTAGDSSSSDSDSDSSDDEPKKTAQMPSAKAAAATATSKPPVKAAENSSSSDSDSDSSDEPKKTAVTSKSPVKAAAATKTPTKPAVASKTPTKPAVASKTPGKAAASDSSSDSDSDSSEDEPKKATQKPAAKTTPTSKSPVKAAVASKVPKAAASSDSSSSDSDSDSSEDNKPKKAPVSQTVKLSLKSKPMAAKAASSTSRSPSSEDEATTKVGAVKSPFTSKLPVASKSSQSPTSKSEKSCSDTNSYHKSDSSDSDSSSVVEIVTKNVPSQNPPVSAISSHTSESLQNKITSKHKGLSNEPSNSKSVSSETNSSSGEDDNDIPISQKHTPVSVLRTLTNSEDKTLEQKKELNKSSLENTNDISIKTLLFQSTPISKNVNVQDSSSDSNSSSEEDSKKCSLSKNIPSQLKKASAMQNGKISSGSSNSPEITVIEDSQIALETSGLASKKDSSSSSDDSDSSSDNDPIPPSQTPNAVLQLSNGMLQPNTPSVTPVSHKKTPVNGMHKSTPFRRVISENIEIDPRLRDNSFEAKRGASGSWGAKANDKLKFTRGKGFRQQKTKNKRGSYKGGQIDMTVNSIKFD encoded by the exons ctCTGCTCCAGGTAACAAACGAAAACTCAGTGCCAATGCAATTGGTTCGGCTTCAAAGAGGGCTAAGAAAGACTCCAGCTCATCAGATTCCAG ttCTAGTGAGGACACAAAACCACAAACTAAGAAATCCTTGACAGAGAAGCCAAAACCTGTGCCACCTAAAACAGCTGCAAAACGACCCCGAAAAtcaagcagcagtagtagtagcagcagcagctctgATGAATCAAAGAAGAAATCAGTTCAGAATAAAAAGATCCCTAAAACTAACTCCAAGTCTATTACTAAAAAACAAGCTagttcctcctcatcatcatcctcttcagaCAGTGATACAAAAGACAAAAGCAAGACTCAGGCAGTAAAAGTGACAGCTAAAAAACCCCCTGTGAAACCAACAGCTACCAAGCAAAAAGCATCTCAAGACACAGAATCCTCTTCAGAAGATTCCGACAGTGATTCTGAAGATGAAACAGTTCAAACTAAATCTACATCCAAACAAACGCCTGCAATTGTTGCCGGTGCAAAGAAGCCAAGCGCACCAAAAGCTAAGGCAAAATCTTCATCCTCTTCAGATTCAGAGAGTGATTCTTCAGAAGATACAAAGAAAACTGCACCGAAGTCAGCAACTGCTTCAAAACCACCAGGAAAGCCACCAGTTACTTCAAAAATATCGGTAAAGCCAGCAGCTACTTCAAAAGCGCCAGGGAAAGCAGTGGCACCAGAATCATCATCTTCTGATTCTGATAGTGATTCCTCAGAGGATGAACCAAAGAAGGCAACACAGAAGCCTGCTGTCAAGCCAGTTGCCACTGCAAAAGCACCGGCAAAGCCAACTGTTACTTCAAAAACTCCAGGTAAAGCAGCAGCAGCGTCAAGCTCATCTGATTCGGACAGTGATTCTTCGGAAGATGAACCAAAGAAGACCACACAGAAACCAGCTGCCAAGACAGCAGCTACTTCAAAAGCGCCAATTAAAACACCTGGCGCTATTAAAACTCCAGTAAAAACAGTAGCAGAATCATCTTCTGATTCGGACAGTGATTCTTCGGAAGATGAACCAAAGAAGACCACGCAGAAACCAGCTGCCAAGACAGCATCTACTTCAAAAACGCCAATTAAAACACCTGGCGCTATTAAAACTCCAGTAAAAACAGTAGCAGAATCCTCTTCTGATTCAGACAGTGATTCTTCGGAAGATGAACCAAAGAAGACCACACAGAAACCAGCTGCCAAGACAGCATCTACTTCAAAAACGCCAATTAAAACACCTGGCGCTATTAAAACTCCAGTAAAAACAGTAGCAGAATCCTCTTCTGATTCGGACAGTGATTCCTCAGAGGATGAACCGAAGGAGACCACATCAAAAGCAGTTGTCAAAACAGTGGCTACTGCAAAACCACCAGTAAAGGCAGCCGTTGCTTCTAAAACCCCAGTAAAAGCAGCCGCTGCTGACTCCTCTTCTGATTCGGACAGTGATTCATCAGATGATGAGGTGAAAATAGTCCCTCAGAAGTCCACTGCCAAAACAGCAGCCACTTTAAAAACACCGGGAAACGCACCTGTTGCTTCAAAGCCACCGGCAAAATCCACAGCAGCAAAATCTTCATCCTCCGACTCGGACAGTGACTCCTCAGAAGATGAGCCAAAGAAAGCTACTGGAAAGCCCACTGCCAATGCTGCAGTTGCTTCAAAAACTCCagttaaaactgctgctgctacaaaagCTCCGGCAAAAGCAACAGCAGGAGACTCCTCATCTTCTGACTCAGACAGTGATTCCTCTGATGATGAGCCGAAGAAAACCGCCCAGACGCCTTCTGCCAAAGCAACAACAGCTGCTTCAAAAACCCCAGTAAAGGCAGCGGAAAGTTCATCTGACTCAGACAGTGATTCCTCAGATGATGAGCCACAGAAAACCACTACAAAACCCACAGCCAAAACACCAGCTATTTCAAAAACCCCAGGAAAAGCTGTAGTTGCTTCAAAAACCCCAGGAAAAGCTGCAGTTGCTTCAAAACCCCCAGGAAAATCTGCAGTTGCTTCAAAACCCCCAGGAAAATCTGCAGTTGCTTCAAAACCCCCAGGAAAAGCTGTAGTAGCTTCAAAAACCGCAAAAAAGACTGAAACTGAGTCATCATCTGACTCTGATAGTGATTCATCAGATGATGAGGTGAAAACAGTCCCTCAGAAGTCCACTGCCAAAACAGCAGCCACTTTAAAAACCCCAATTAAAACAGCAGTTGCTTCAAAGCCACCGGCAAAATCCACAGCAGCAAAATCTTCATCCTCCGACTCGGACAGTGACTCCTCAGAAGATGAGCCAAAGAAAGCTACTGGAAAGCCCACTGCCAATGCTGCAGTTGCTTCAAAAACTCCagttaaaactgctgctgctacaaaagctccagcaaaagcaacaacagcaggagATTCCTCATCTTCTGACTCAGACAGTGATTCCTCTGACGATGAGCCGAAGAAAACCGCCCAGATGCCTTCTgccaaagcagcagcagcaacagctacTTCAAAGCCACcagtaaaagcagcagaaaactcTTCATCTTCTGACTCAGACAGTGACTCTTCAGATGAGCCAAAGAAAACAGCAGTTACTTCAAAATCTCCAGTTAAAGCAGCAGCCGCCACAAAAACACCCACAAAGCCAGCAGTTGCTTCAAAGACCCCCACAAAGCCAGCAGTTGCTTCAAAGACCCCAGGAAAAGCAGCAGCCTCAGACTCATCTTCTGATTCAGACAGTGATTCCTCAGAAGATGAACCAAAGAAAGCCACACAGAAACCTGCAGCCAAAACAACA CCCACTTCAAAATCGCCTGTGAAAGCAGCAGTTGCTTCAAAAGTCCCAAAGGCTGCAGCTTCATCAGACTCTTCGTCTTCTGACTCAGACAGTGATTCTTCAGAGGATAACAAACCCAAGAAAGCTCCAGTGTCCCAGACTGTCAAGCTTTCGCTAAAGAGTAAGCCCATGGCTGCTAAGGCAGCATCTTCTACATCTCGTAGCCCTTCATCTGAAGATGAAGCTACCACAAAAGTAGGTGCTGTAAAATCTCCCTTTACCTCTAAGTTGCCAGTTGCTTCAAAGTCCTCTCAGTCTCCAACTTCTAAATCTGAAAAAAGCTGTTCAGACACAAATTCTTACCATAAATCAGACAGTTCAGACAGTGATTCTTCTTCGGTAGTTGAAATAGTAACAAAAAATGTTCCAAGCCAAAATCCTCCTGTTAGTGCTATTTCTTCTCACACCTCAGAAtctcttcaaaataaaataacatctAAACACAAAGGTTTGTCGAATGAGCCAAGCAACTCAAAATCAGTTTCTTCTGAAACAAATTCCAGTTCTGGTGAGGATGATAATGACATTCCTATAAGTCAAAAACACACTCCGGTGTCAGTGCTTAGAACTTTGACCAATTCAGAAGATAAAACGttggaacaaaagaaagaactgaACAAAAGTAGTTTAGAAAATACTAATGATATATCTATCAAAACTCTATTATTTCAATCCACTCCCATATCTAAGAATGTCAATGTGCAAGACAGCAGCTCAGACAGTAATTCTAGTTCAGAGGAAGATTCTAAAAAGTGTTCACTAAGTAAAAACATACCCAGTCAGCTTAAGAAAGCTTCAGCGATGCAAAATGGTAAGATTAGTTCTGGAAGTAGTAATTCTCCTGAGATAACAGTTATTGAGGATTCTCAAATTGCATTGGAGACATCTGGGTTAGCAAGTAAGAAGGATTCTTCTAGCAGTAGTGATGATTCTGATTCTTCATCGGACAACGATCCCATTCCGCCATCTCAAACCCCAAATGCCGTACTACAGCTGAGTAACGGCATGTTGCAACCGAATACTCCATCAGTGACCCCTGTGTCTCATAAAAAAACACCTGTTAACGGTATG CATAAATCAACTCCTTTCCGGCGAGTGATATCTGAGAATATAGAAATTGATCCTAGACTTCGAGACAATTCCTTTGAAGCAAAG aGAGGCGCCTCTGGATCCTGGGGAGCGAAAGCCAATGACAAGCTGAAATTCACTCGTGGTAAAGGTTTCCGCCAACAAAAGACCAAGAACAAACGGGGTAGTTACAAAGGTGGCCAAATTGACATGACTGTCAATTCTATAAAATTTGACTAA